A window of Paraburkholderia megapolitana genomic DNA:
TTCCTGTTGTTTCCGGTGCTGGCCGGCGTGCTGTCGTTACTGCTGATCGCGCTCGTGTTCAATTCGCTAGTGCGCGGCGAACGCTGGCCACGGCGAGACATTTCTTGACGTTTGGATTTGTGGCGCTGGGTATAATCGCGACCCGCAAAACAAATCGAACGCAGGAGTGGCAGGAGATGCAGGTACGCGCAGTAGTGGTAGCCGTCATGGTGGGATGTTTTTCCTGTGTGACGATGGCGGCGCAGCAGTACGCCGAGGTGTGGAATCCGCCGGAGGCGGTGAAAACAACCAAAACGACGAAGACAGCAAAGCGGACCGGCGGTGCGGCGCGCAAGATCGCCAAACCCACGACAACGGCGACAGCTACGACGAAGCATCGTGGGGCGGTTCATGCAACGTCACACGCGGCGCCGCGCACGAAGCCAGCCGTGCGAACCGCTAAAGCGCACGTGCCGTCGGCAACGGTGCACGCGAGCCGCAAGACAAAGCAGTCCGTTGCCTCGACGGGCGCAACGTCGCGCGCCACAGTGCGATCGAAAAAAATCGCTGCGGCGCCAATGAAGCGCAACACATCGCAGACTGCGAACCGGCAACCGGCAACGAATGCCGCGGGACGTGCGGGCACCGAGCCGCCGATTCTCTAGCCTCTAGTCATTCCGCTCGAAACGAACGATTGAGCTAACCGCACACTGTCGCGGTCTGGGGTGCACGCTTTCTCTGTGCGCACCTCGAATCAACGAGCCGTACGCGCAGCTCATTGCACGGCGAGACTGTTCGCCACCAGCCTCAGCGTTTCGATCGAGCGCGGGTCGCGGATCCGCGTGTAGAGCGTCACACGCGATTCCGGCAGCGCCGGCAAGCCAAGGCGCGCACTGACATCGATCAGACCGCGCGGCGCCACACGTCGTGCGAGCGGCGAAATCGCGAGGCCCGCTGCGACCGCTGCGCCAACCGCGACCATGCCGCCGCCGATGAACACTTCACGCCATCCGATCCCCGCGTCGTCCAGCGTTTTCAGCGCCACGGCACGCACGTTGCAGGGTGGTGCCAGCAGCGCGAGCGGAAGCGGTTCGCCGGGGCGCGGCAACCAGTCCGGACTGGCAAGCCAGCCGAGCGCTTCGCCGAACAGCAGTTGCGCGTCGTCACGCAGCGCATCGTCGGGATCATGGCGCACGATCGCCGCATCGAGCCGCCGCTCGTCGAACTGCGTCCGCAGCGCAGCCGAGGGGCCCATATGAAGCTCGATCAACAGACCGGGATCGTATGCGTTGAGCTTCGCGAGTAGCGCCGGCAGACCCGCTCCGGTGACGTGCTCGCTGAGCCCGAGCGACAGCCGGCGTCGCTCGACGGCGAGTGCACCGAGCGCCCGCTCGTGAGCACTCAGCAAATCGCGTGCAGCAACGAGGAACGTATCGCCGTCGCCGGTCAGCCGGACGAGGCGCGGCGTGCGCTCGACCAGCTGCTTGCCGAGGTGTGTCTCCAGCCGCTTGAGCTTCAGACTGACCGCCGATTGCGTAGTGTCGAGCGCATCCGCCGCGCGTGTGAAGCTGTGCAGATCGGCAACCAGAACGAACGCGCGCACTGCATCGAGATCGAGCATGATCATTTCCAATGAAAATGATTGAAATAGGTAGTCATATCTTTTAATAATGGATGATACGGCTTATTCTGGGTACCAGAAATCGTTCTGACCCAAGGAGGTCATCATGCCGTTCACTCGTATCGCAATACGCGCTGGCCAATCCGCTGCCTACAAGGCGGCTTTGTCGGAAGGCATTCAGCGCGCGCTGGTCGCCACCTTCAACGTGCCCGAGGACGACATCTTCATGGTCGTCAGCGAACACGACGAAAACAGCTTCTTTTTCAAGCCGAGCTACCTCGGTATCGAGCACAGCGAGAACCTCGTGCTGATCCAGTTGACGGTGAGCAATACCCGCACCGTCGAACAGAAAAAGGCGCTGTACCGCCGCATCGCCGACGAACTCGCGGAGAGCCCGGGCGTGCGAAAAGAGGACGTGTTCATCAACCTGGTCGAAGTGCAGACGGAGAACTGGTCGTTCGGTAACGGTATTGCGCAGTACGCGACGTAAGCGGTGGTTGTGCGGCGGCGTGCGCGTGAGGGCGAACGGTTTTTCTACCTTACGCAGGTTTGCAGGAACGAAAGAGCCGCGTATGGCGGTTCGTGTACGATAAACAGGCTGTCTTGCGGATAGCGGGTGCGCGGTTTGCGTGCTCGCTTGACGGTCGTACACGGAGCGTTCATGACTCGCGTTTTCGAACTCGTGCTCGAGATTCCCAGCGCTGCGGCGCGCGAATGGTGCGCTGGGCGCGCGTCGGCGGATGGTGCGGATGGTGACGCGGATGGTGATATAGCCGCTGCACAAACCGACGCGCTTCTCGTCAAAGCGCTGGCCGCGCTGCCTGGCATCGCGGGCAGGCGGCGCAGCGTTGCACACATCGCAGTGCGCGACTTCGATGCGAAGAGGGCGCTGGGCGACGCGGGATGGCGGCTCGCAGTCGAGGCGTCTGGCGCCGGGCGGCGCGTGATCGCGGTTCATGGCGAAGCGCATTCGCCCGGCATCACGATTCGCAACGCCGCATTTCAGGCACCACTCGATGCACAGGAATTGCACGAGGTATCGTTCGATCGCGCGCCTGAAGCGTTCAGAAAGGTGTTGCCGGACCCGAGCCGGATCGAGCCGACCGTTTCTTTCGAATGCAGCCGGACGCGGTGGCGGCCCTTGTCGACAGAGGCTGGCTTGCCGGTCGATGTCGTGTTCGAGCGTATCGATGTACTGGACTCGTCGGGTTTCGATGGCGCGCCGCCGGTTCGGGAGATCCATCTGACGGTTCCTGTCGCCGATATAGCCGACGTATCCGATGTACATGACGCAGCGGAAGCCCCCCACGCCGCTCGCCGCGCACTCTTCGCCATCGCTCGTGAAATCGTTGCCGCGCTGCCCGCCTTTGCGGTTCTCGACAGTGCGGTCGACCGCGCATTCCGCGACAATTTTCAAACTCAACTCGAACCCGTCTACGCACAACCGATCGATCTGGCCGGCACCGCAACCCAACGCGATGCACTGATCGCGATTGGCGGCAATCTTGCGCGACACTGGTTCGGCAACGAAGCCAGCGTGCGCGATGCCGCAAACGTCGAATCAGTCCATCAGATGCGCGTCGCGCAGCGCCGCCTGAAAACCGCGATGCGTCTTTTCAGGCACTGGCAGGACGATGCCTGGACGATGCAGATCGCGCCGGGGCTCAAGTGGCTCGGCGACCTGCTCGGCGATGCGCGCGACTGGGACGTGTTCATCGATTCGACGTTGCCCGCGCTAGTCGCCGCCGACACCGACGCTGCACGCTGGAGCGGTACGTTCGACGCAGCCAATGTGCAGCGGCTGGCGATGCGCGCGCGCATCCAGGATGGAATGCATTCGTCGCGCTACGCGCAACTCACACTTGCGTGGCTCGAATGGCAGGGCGAACTGCTACACGACGATCGTCGCGCGGCCGCAGGCGATGTCGCTGCAGATTCGCTGAACACGCACGCAGGCAAGCGTGTGCGCAAGGCATTCAAGCAACTGATGGCGACCCCGAAGCTCACCACGCTCGACGACGCGTCGCGCCATCAAGAACGCATTCGCGCGAAGCGCCTGCGCTACACGCTGGAATTCATCGAATCGCTCACGACGAAACAGACTCGCGGCGAGGTTGTGAAAACACTGTCGCGGATGCAGGGCGTGCTAGGCGACGGCAACGATGCGGTCGTTGCGCTCGGCTACCTGGAACAGCTCGAAGTCGACGCGTATCAACTGGGTTTTGCGCGCGGCTGGTGCGAAGCGGTGAAGCGTTATACGGCGAAGGAAGGCGAGCGTTTGTTGCGCACCCTAGGCAAGCCGAAGCTTCGCGACGGCCGATGATCCAGCTTGTCGGTGCGCAATCAGTTGCGCAGCATGTGCGGCAGTTCAGGACTGCGAGCGCGATTCTCGATGCGATCGACCCGCGATCGACCCGGTGCAACTGACCACGTATGGCCCCGCACGAGGCTTACATTACGCGCTACTACGCGCATACCCCGCGAACGGCTGGTTCGGCCGTACCCGTCCGTCGCCCACCTGCACGACCTGATCGCCGAAAGCGGCGACATCGTCGGGATCGTGTGTGATCAGCAGCATCGGAATATCGAGGCGCGCCTGTAGATCCGACAGCTCGCGCCGCATGCGTTCGCGCAGCGCGTAATCGAGTGCGGAGAACGGCTCGTCGAGCAGCAGTAATTGCGGCCGCGCGACGAGCGCACGCGCCAGCGCAACACGCTGTTTCTGCCCACCCGACAACTGCGCCGGATGATTGCGCGCAACGCTCTGCAGATCGAGCGCGTTCACCCAGTAATCGACGTCCGGATGATCGAACCGCGCGCGCGGGTTCAGCCAACCCGGCTGCAGACCAAAACCGATGTTCTGCCGCACGTTCAAATGCGGAAACAGCGCGTAGTCCTGAAACAGATACGCGACCTTGCGCTGCTGCGGTTTCAGATCGATGCCGCGTGCACTATCGAACAGCGCCGCGCCGTTCAACACGATCGATCCTTCATCGGGTCGCAGCAAACCGGCGATCGCCTGCAGCGTCAGGCTCTTGCCCGCGCCCGACGGACCGAACAGCACGACGCGTTGTTCGGTCGCGGCGAACGAGATGTCGAGCGTGAAGCGATGCCCGGCACTTGCGAGGGTTTTGCGGATGTCGACGGCGAGCGGCATGTCAGCGGGACGTGAGCAGCGAATGTTGCGGCACGAGCCGACCTGCCAGCACGAGGATCACCACGCAGGTGACCGATGTGACGAGCACGAGGAAATTGGCGGTGGCGTCGTCGCCGGCCTGAACCGCTGCATAGACCGCAACCGACAGCGTCTGCGTGCGCCCCGGCAGATTACCGGCGATCATCAGCGTCGCGCCGAACTCGCCGAGCGCGCGTGCGAATGCGAGCAGCGTGCCGGCGAGAATGCCGCGCGCCGCGAGCGGTAGCGTCACACGAAAGAAGATGCCGGCTTCCGTGATACCGAGCGTGCGCGCGGCGCGCTCGAGTTGCGGATCGACCGCCTCGAAGGCGGCGCGCGCCGATTTCAGCACGAGCGGAAACGCGACCACCATCGACGCGATCACCGCGCCCTGCCACGTGAACACCAGCTGGATGCCGAGCCGGTCGAGCCACGCGCCAAACACGCCGCGCCGGCCGAGCAGCACGAGCAGGTAATAGCCGAGCACGGTGGGCGGCATGACGAGCGGCAGCGTCAGCAGTGAATCGACGAGATCGCGCGCGCCCGAGCGCCAGCGCGCGAGCCCGAAGCCCGCGACGACACCGAACACGAGATTGAGCGCGGTCGCCCAGCCGGCAACCTTCAGCGACAGTAGCAGTGGAACCCAGGCCTGTTGCATGGCAGAGCGCGACGGGCGGCGTCTAGTGAGCCGGCTTGAAGCCGTACTTGCCGAGCACCGCCTGGCCCTCCGGCGACAGCACGAACGCAATGAACGCCTGCGCGTCCGTCGCGTGCTTGCTGCCTTCCACTTGCGCGATCGGGTAAGTGATCGGCGTCTGCGTCGGCACCGTCAACGCGACTTTCACGCGATCGGGCATGACGGCCGCATCGGTGCCGAACACGAAGCCCGCATCGACTTCGCCGCGCGACACGTAGTCGAGGCTCTGCCGCACATTGGCCGCGAGCACACCCTTCGCACTGACTGCATCCCACGCGCCCGCCGCTTTCAGCGCGCCTTCCGTATACCGGCCGACCGGTACCGACGCCGGGTCGCCATAGGCGACGCGTTTCACGCGTGCCGCGGTCAGTTCGTTAAGCGAAGCGGGCGCGAAACGGCTATCCGACGGCACGATCAGGACCAGTGAATTGGCCGCGAAATCCTTGCGCGTGGCGGGCAAGATGACTTTTTCGGCGGCGGCCTTGTCCATCGCCTTTTGATCGGCGGAGGCGAAGACATCGGCGGGTGCGCCTTTGGCGATCTGCTGCATCAGTACGTCGGATGCACCGAAATTCAGCAGTACCTTCGTACCGGGATGCTGTTGCTCGAACGCATCGCTCACCGCCTTGAACGCATTGGTGAGGCTGGCCGCTGCGGACACGACGAGATCGTCGGCACGCGCGTTGGCGCTGATAAAGAGCGATACGGCGCTGACGGCGAGGAGCGCATGCTGCAGAAGACGACGGCGGGACAGGGACATGATGCGAAGGCCGGGCGGACCGGTCGGTGGGTGGAAAGCGCCATCGTAATATAGCGGGCGATACAACGGTCGCTCCGATCCATCGATGATCGGCATAGCGGCACCCGCATGAAGCGGGGGCGGGTGTTCAGGCTTGCGTGGGAGCGAGCGGCGACAGGCCGTTGCGGGTCTGCGAGATTGGTGTGCCGGCCGGCAGGCTGTCATGGCCGGCCTTCCAGCGGGCGCGGACGAACGGCCGGTCGTGGCCGGACACCTTCAGCGCGAGATGCGTGACCCAGCGGTGGGTCGGCAGGCGGACGTCGTGCAGCGCGAACGTGAGAATGGCGAGGCTCAACGCGACCGCTGCCGCCGACAGCCTGCCTGGCGCCGCATGCCAGGACCCGCGGATGAACACCAGCGCGGTCAACGCCCCGACGAGGCAACCGGTAATCGCTTCAGAAGGCGAGTGCGCATCGAGTACCACACGCGACAGTGCGACTGCGACGCCCGCAGCGAGACCGAGCACCACGCCGATCACCCGTACGGCTGGCCGCGTAGGCAACAGCATCAGGAATAGCGCGACTGGATAGACGGCTGTCGACAGCATCGCGTGGCCGCTCAGGCCGGTGAAGTCCCAGACGCGTACGCCCACGCCCCAGCCGAGGAACGCCAGCTTCGTGCCCGTCACGAGGACGACGGCGACGCCAAGCAGCAGCAGCCAGCCGGCCGCCATCCGCCATGTATAGCCGACGGCGAGCCAGAGCGCGATGGCGATCGCGAGCGGCAGAGTCAGACCGGCACCGCCGAGACTGGTGATCGAATACCACAGATGGGTGGGCAAATCAGGCATGGGAGCGATGCGACACAGGCCGCGTAGAATCGGGTCGAAGGATCCGGATACAGGATTAACGCGCGAGCCGCATAGTCAGGCAGACAACACGTCGAACATCTTTTCTGCCTGCCAGTATAAACGGGGCTGCTGGTTCGGCGGGGCGGCCAACTGTGTGCCGCCACGCGAAACAGAGCATAAACCGCCATTTTCAGGATGCCAGCATCGCGGCGAAATTGATGTTATTGTGCATTGCACAATGGCGTCGATTACCCGGCGCGAACCTATGGGTATCGGCCCTTTTTTGCGAGGCCCCCGATGGCAAAGAATCTGACGAAACTCTGGCTGGGCGGGCTGAAGCGGCTACTGGCGGTGCAGACCGAGTATGTCGAGTCCGCCTCGAAGAAGCGCAAACCGCTGCGGCAAGCCCGGCCCAAACCGGTCGCCCGGCCGGCGGTGAAGGCACGAGCCGCGGAAACGCGCGAGAAACCGGCGGCCACGGCGCGTGAGTCGCGGGTTCGTCCGCGGGCAGCCGCGTGGGCGGGCGGCGCATGGACGCGCTCGTTCCATTCGGCGCCGGCCGCTGCCGGCCGCCTCGTCAACCACCTTCACTACGGCCTGTACATTCCAGCCGGCCGGGCGCTTGCGCCGATGCCGCTCGTCGTGATGCTGCACGGCTGCCAGCAATCAATCGATGAATTTGCCGAAGGCACGCGCATGAACCTGCTGGCCGACCGGTTCGGCTTTGCCGTCGTCTATCCCGAACAGTCGAAACACGTGCATGCGCATCGCTGCTGGCACTGGTACGACACCAGCGATCACGCAGGCGGCGCGGAAATCCGCGCGGTTGCTTCACTGGTGGACGAACTCGTTGCCGAACATGGATTCGACGGCGAACGGGTTTATGTGGCCGGCATCTCCGCGGGCGCGGGGCTCGCGTCGTTGCTCGCAATCCATTACCCGTGGCGTTTCGCAGCCGTGGCGCTGCATTCCGGTCCGGCGCTCGGCGAGGCGCATTCCGGCATCGCCGGTATGGATGTCATGCGGCGCGGCACACGCCAGGACCCGGTCGAACTGATCGACCAGGCAGTCGACGTCGCGGCCTATCCGGGCATGCCTGCAATCATCGTGCATGGCGACGCCGACCAGGTGGTCGCGCCGGTCAATGCGGATCAGCTGGCGCTGCAGTTTGCGCGGCTGAACGGCTTCGTGGGTGCGGACGGCGCGTGGAAAACCGGCGAGATTCGCGAGGATCGCAAAGCCAGCGTCGTGACACGCGATTACGTGCGCGGCGGCCGCCGCGTGATCCGCCTGTGCCACGTGGCCGGGCTGTCCCACGCGTGGAGCGGCGGCGACGACGCGGTACCGTTCCATTCATCGAAAGGACCCGATGTGAGCGCGCTGCTGTGGGAATTCTTCAAGCACCAGCGGCGCTCGGGCGTCCCGGCCGAGCTGGACGCCGCGGCGGCCAGCGTGCCGGCGGGACGCTAAAAGCGTTGATAGAGGTCGCACTCGAAGCAGGGGCTAGCCAAATACTAGGGTTTCCCCTATAATCAGGGTTATTAACTAGGTAATAACCCTAGTCATTCCCTGAGGTTTGATCATGTACCTGCTGAGCCGCCTGTTTCTGTTCCTGACGAAGTCGTCCGATGTGGCCGCTAAAGAGCGCCAGGATGCCTACCTGTCCGAAGCCACTGATCTCTACGATCTGGAATTCCGCATGCGCAAGCTTGACCGTGAAGCGTCGAGCCGTCATCCGTCGTGGATGAACCAGTTCTAAGCTATTGGCTGCAATACGATCACTTGCCGAAACGCGCGAGCGTGCGTTGTCGCGCATCGGCGTGATCGATAATCGGTTGTGGATAGTGCTTTCCGAGCACCACATGCCACTCCGCTAGCTGTCCCGCATCAGCCTGCCACGGCGCGTGTATCCGCTTTGGCGGTACGTGCTCGAGTTGCGGCAGGTAGCGCTTGATAAAGCGGCCCTGCGGATCGAATTTCTCCGACTGTGTGACCGGGTTGAAAATCCGGAACCATGGCTGCGCGTCGCAACCTGTCGATGCCGCCCATTGCCATCCGCCATTGTTCGCCGCGAAGTCGAAATCGTTCAGCCGTTCGGCGAAATAGCGCTCCCCGCGCCGCCAGTCGATACCTAGATCCTTCACCAGAAAACTCGCTGTCACCATCCGTAGACGGTTATGCATGTAGCCCGTCTGATTGAGCTGCAGCATCGCCGCGTCGATCAAAGGATAGCCCGTGCGGCCCTCGCACCACGCTGCAAAGGCCGCGTCTGCTGCGGGGCCGTGTTCCCAGCGGAGCGCAGCGTATTCCTCCTTGAACGACGCGCCGGCCGCGAGCCGCGGATGGTACGCGAGCACCATGAAGTAAAACTCCCGCCAGATAAGCTCCGACAGCCACGTTGCGGCACCCGCACCGTCTGGTTGTAGCGACCGCTCGTACGCAAGCCGCGCCAGGGTGCGGATCGACACTGTGCCGAAGCGCAGATGGACGGACAGATAGCTCGGGCCCTTCGCCGCCGGGAAATCGCGCCATTCCGCGTAACTGTCGATGCGCGTCACGAAATCGTCGAGGAGCCGTTGGGCGCCGCTCATGCCGGCGGGCAACTTCAGATCGGCGAAATTGCTGGGTGTGAAACCTAGTTGTGCAAGCGTCGGTAGACCGTGATCAAGATGCGGCGGCGGCGCGCCGAGACGATCGGCGTATGCGTCGACTGGATACGGTTTCAGGTCGAACGCGCTGAGGTTCTTGAGCCACGCATTCTTGTACGGCGTGAAGACCGAGAAGGGCTTCTGCTGGCCTGTCAGAACCTCGTCGCGCTCGAAAATAACCTGATCCTTGAACGTGACCAGTTCGCGCTGTGCGTCGGCGAGCGACTCGCGTACGGCTTCATCGCGTTCGATCGCGGCAGGCTCGTAGTCGTGATTGGCAAAGACCGCATTGACGGCGAGTTGTTCTGCGAGCGCCGGCACGACTGCCCGCGGATCGCCGTGCAAAACGATCAGACCACCACCGTATCCTCGCAGTGAGCTGTCCAGTTCCGCAAGCGATGCCAGGATGAATTCGACACGACGGTCCTCGCGCGTGTTGCGCGATGCCTCGATGAGCGGCTGCAGGATCGTCGTATCGAACACGAACACGCACCAGACCCGACGACAATGCTTGAGCGCGTAGTAAAGCGCGGCGTGATCGCTGCTGCGCAGATCGCGGCGAAACCAGGCAAGGCCGGTATCGAAGTCAGTCTGTAGATGTTGGGTGCGAGTCATGTGTGCGGATGGACGTAGAAGACACGCCCATCCGGTCGCGGCAGGCGGCAGTCGATGCCGCCGAAGATAACACCGCCCGCCGCCGGTCGCCGCTTCAGACGATCCGCACGCGTACGTCGACGTTGTTGCGCGTGGCGTTCGAGTACGGGCACACCGTGTGCGCGGTATCGACCAGTTCGCGCGCGGCAGCTTCGTCGAGACCCGGCAGCGATACCCGCAGTTCGACATCCAGCGCAAAACCGCCCTTATCGTTCGGACCGACGCCGACATCCGCGGTGACGGTCGTGTCGGCCGGCAGCGCTTGCTTATGCTGACCCGCGACGAACTTCATCGCGCTCAGGAAGCATGCCGAATAGCCGGCGGCGAACAGTTGCTCGGGGTTCGTGCCCGCTGCGCCGTTACCGCCGAGTTCGCGCGGGGCGGCCAGTTGTACGTCGAGTGCCTTGTCGGAAGAAACCGCCCGGCCGTCGCGGCCGCCGGTGCTGGTGGCGGTTGCCTTGTAGAGTACGCTCATGGTTGCTGCTCCTGTTTCGTGGCGTGGATGAGTGCTGCGATAACCGGCGGTTGCCACTGTCGCGTCGGGCATCGAAAATGTGTGCAACGAGTGAATAGTACACTAATTGTTAGTGTACAAACTAAATTCTGTGGCATGTTCGCAATGTGGAATCTGCGCTGGGTTACTTGTCGAGATACTCGTGCAATGTGCCGCGCAGTGCGGTCAGGTCGTCGCGCAGGCGCATC
This region includes:
- a CDS encoding LysR family transcriptional regulator; the encoded protein is MIMLDLDAVRAFVLVADLHSFTRAADALDTTQSAVSLKLKRLETHLGKQLVERTPRLVRLTGDGDTFLVAARDLLSAHERALGALAVERRRLSLGLSEHVTGAGLPALLAKLNAYDPGLLIELHMGPSAALRTQFDERRLDAAIVRHDPDDALRDDAQLLFGEALGWLASPDWLPRPGEPLPLALLAPPCNVRAVALKTLDDAGIGWREVFIGGGMVAVGAAVAAGLAISPLARRVAPRGLIDVSARLGLPALPESRVTLYTRIRDPRSIETLRLVANSLAVQ
- a CDS encoding tautomerase family protein, whose translation is MPFTRIAIRAGQSAAYKAALSEGIQRALVATFNVPEDDIFMVVSEHDENSFFFKPSYLGIEHSENLVLIQLTVSNTRTVEQKKALYRRIADELAESPGVRKEDVFINLVEVQTENWSFGNGIAQYAT
- a CDS encoding CHAD domain-containing protein encodes the protein MTRVFELVLEIPSAAAREWCAGRASADGADGDADGDIAAAQTDALLVKALAALPGIAGRRRSVAHIAVRDFDAKRALGDAGWRLAVEASGAGRRVIAVHGEAHSPGITIRNAAFQAPLDAQELHEVSFDRAPEAFRKVLPDPSRIEPTVSFECSRTRWRPLSTEAGLPVDVVFERIDVLDSSGFDGAPPVREIHLTVPVADIADVSDVHDAAEAPHAARRALFAIAREIVAALPAFAVLDSAVDRAFRDNFQTQLEPVYAQPIDLAGTATQRDALIAIGGNLARHWFGNEASVRDAANVESVHQMRVAQRRLKTAMRLFRHWQDDAWTMQIAPGLKWLGDLLGDARDWDVFIDSTLPALVAADTDAARWSGTFDAANVQRLAMRARIQDGMHSSRYAQLTLAWLEWQGELLHDDRRAAAGDVAADSLNTHAGKRVRKAFKQLMATPKLTTLDDASRHQERIRAKRLRYTLEFIESLTTKQTRGEVVKTLSRMQGVLGDGNDAVVALGYLEQLEVDAYQLGFARGWCEAVKRYTAKEGERLLRTLGKPKLRDGR
- a CDS encoding ATP-binding cassette domain-containing protein translates to MPLAVDIRKTLASAGHRFTLDISFAATEQRVVLFGPSGAGKSLTLQAIAGLLRPDEGSIVLNGAALFDSARGIDLKPQQRKVAYLFQDYALFPHLNVRQNIGFGLQPGWLNPRARFDHPDVDYWVNALDLQSVARNHPAQLSGGQKQRVALARALVARPQLLLLDEPFSALDYALRERMRRELSDLQARLDIPMLLITHDPDDVAAFGDQVVQVGDGRVRPNQPFAGYARSSA
- the modB gene encoding molybdate ABC transporter permease subunit, coding for MQQAWVPLLLSLKVAGWATALNLVFGVVAGFGLARWRSGARDLVDSLLTLPLVMPPTVLGYYLLVLLGRRGVFGAWLDRLGIQLVFTWQGAVIASMVVAFPLVLKSARAAFEAVDPQLERAARTLGITEAGIFFRVTLPLAARGILAGTLLAFARALGEFGATLMIAGNLPGRTQTLSVAVYAAVQAGDDATANFLVLVTSVTCVVILVLAGRLVPQHSLLTSR
- the modA gene encoding molybdate ABC transporter substrate-binding protein, with the protein product MSLSRRRLLQHALLAVSAVSLFISANARADDLVVSAAASLTNAFKAVSDAFEQQHPGTKVLLNFGASDVLMQQIAKGAPADVFASADQKAMDKAAAEKVILPATRKDFAANSLVLIVPSDSRFAPASLNELTAARVKRVAYGDPASVPVGRYTEGALKAAGAWDAVSAKGVLAANVRQSLDYVSRGEVDAGFVFGTDAAVMPDRVKVALTVPTQTPITYPIAQVEGSKHATDAQAFIAFVLSPEGQAVLGKYGFKPAH
- a CDS encoding phosphatase PAP2 family protein, translating into MPDLPTHLWYSITSLGGAGLTLPLAIAIALWLAVGYTWRMAAGWLLLLGVAVVLVTGTKLAFLGWGVGVRVWDFTGLSGHAMLSTAVYPVALFLMLLPTRPAVRVIGVVLGLAAGVAVALSRVVLDAHSPSEAITGCLVGALTALVFIRGSWHAAPGRLSAAAVALSLAILTFALHDVRLPTHRWVTHLALKVSGHDRPFVRARWKAGHDSLPAGTPISQTRNGLSPLAPTQA
- a CDS encoding extracellular catalytic domain type 1 short-chain-length polyhydroxyalkanoate depolymerase, which produces MAKNLTKLWLGGLKRLLAVQTEYVESASKKRKPLRQARPKPVARPAVKARAAETREKPAATARESRVRPRAAAWAGGAWTRSFHSAPAAAGRLVNHLHYGLYIPAGRALAPMPLVVMLHGCQQSIDEFAEGTRMNLLADRFGFAVVYPEQSKHVHAHRCWHWYDTSDHAGGAEIRAVASLVDELVAEHGFDGERVYVAGISAGAGLASLLAIHYPWRFAAVALHSGPALGEAHSGIAGMDVMRRGTRQDPVELIDQAVDVAAYPGMPAIIVHGDADQVVAPVNADQLALQFARLNGFVGADGAWKTGEIREDRKASVVTRDYVRGGRRVIRLCHVAGLSHAWSGGDDAVPFHSSKGPDVSALLWEFFKHQRRSGVPAELDAAAASVPAGR
- a CDS encoding DUF3563 family protein yields the protein MYLLSRLFLFLTKSSDVAAKERQDAYLSEATDLYDLEFRMRKLDREASSRHPSWMNQF
- a CDS encoding cryptochrome/photolyase family protein; its protein translation is MTRTQHLQTDFDTGLAWFRRDLRSSDHAALYYALKHCRRVWCVFVFDTTILQPLIEASRNTREDRRVEFILASLAELDSSLRGYGGGLIVLHGDPRAVVPALAEQLAVNAVFANHDYEPAAIERDEAVRESLADAQRELVTFKDQVIFERDEVLTGQQKPFSVFTPYKNAWLKNLSAFDLKPYPVDAYADRLGAPPPHLDHGLPTLAQLGFTPSNFADLKLPAGMSGAQRLLDDFVTRIDSYAEWRDFPAAKGPSYLSVHLRFGTVSIRTLARLAYERSLQPDGAGAATWLSELIWREFYFMVLAYHPRLAAGASFKEEYAALRWEHGPAADAAFAAWCEGRTGYPLIDAAMLQLNQTGYMHNRLRMVTASFLVKDLGIDWRRGERYFAERLNDFDFAANNGGWQWAASTGCDAQPWFRIFNPVTQSEKFDPQGRFIKRYLPQLEHVPPKRIHAPWQADAGQLAEWHVVLGKHYPQPIIDHADARQRTLARFGK
- a CDS encoding organic hydroperoxide resistance protein, whose product is MSVLYKATATSTGGRDGRAVSSDKALDVQLAAPRELGGNGAAGTNPEQLFAAGYSACFLSAMKFVAGQHKQALPADTTVTADVGVGPNDKGGFALDVELRVSLPGLDEAAARELVDTAHTVCPYSNATRNNVDVRVRIV